From Montipora foliosa isolate CH-2021 chromosome 6, ASM3666993v2, whole genome shotgun sequence, a single genomic window includes:
- the LOC138007975 gene encoding folate receptor beta-like isoform X1 yields MAHGALILELYLFLLVCIGVFCNEHEVTECIEGPLHKDKPSPEGQGYVECLSWKENSCCTAEFTRELERNKVEVLYNFSWNHCNNLSRACEQFIKDEECFWQCEPNLIKWHTGQGALNRVPICSSYCDEWFEACKDDMTCAQDWINGFNFSSNVYSCPTNSRCRTFSEVYKDGKGLCNTMWANSFHYETSKNCMVMKFSGDANPNDRVTSASNLSKFGYRISLLVIASFFLGMC; encoded by the exons ATGGCGCATGGTGCTTTGATCCTCGAATTATATTTATTCCTTCTCGTATGTATTGGCGTATTTTGCAATGAACATGAAGTCACCGAGTGCATTGAAGGCCCTCTACATAAAGATAAACCCTCTCCAGAAGGTCAAGGGTATGTAGAATGCTTGTCTTGGAAAGAAAACTCTTGTTGTACTGCCGAATTCACTCGAGAGCTGGAACGGAACAAAGTTGAAGTTTTATATAACTTCTCGTGGAATCATTGCAATAACTTGTCGCGG GCTTGTGAACAGTTCATCAAAGATGAAGAGTGTTTTTGGCAATGTGAACCTAACTTGATCAAGTGGCATACTGGTCAGGGTGCTTTGAATCGTGTTCCAATATGCTCCAGTTACTGTGATGAATGGTTTGAAGCTTGTAAGGACGACATGACCTGTGCTCAAGATTGGATAAACGGATTTAATTTTTCTTCGAATGTCTACAGCTGTCCAACCAATTCTCGCTGTCGCACGTTTTCCGAG GTGTACAAAGACGGAAAGGGGTTGTGCAACACGATGTGGGCAAATTCCTTCCATTATGAAACCAGCAAGAATTGTATGGTAATGAAATTTTCCGGCGACGCAAACCCAAACGACCGTGTAACCTCAGCTTCCAATTTGTCTAAATTCGGTTATCGCATTTCACTTCTTGTCATAGCTAGTTTTTTTCTGGGCATGTGCTAA
- the LOC138006098 gene encoding riboflavin-binding protein-like: MARGAVILVIFFLLACIGVFCHEHEDTECIKGPFHKDKPSPGGQGYVECLSWKEKSCCTDEFTRELQRNKVEVLYNFSWNHCNILSRACEQFIKDEECFWQCEPNLIKWHTGQGAVNRVPICSSYCDRWFEACKDDMTCAQDWLSGFNFSSNVYSCPTSSRCRKFSEVYKDGKGLCNTMWAKSFHYETSKNCMVMKFSGDSNPNDRVSSASSLSKFGYRISILAIASFFLGMC, encoded by the exons ATGGCGCGTGGTGCTGTGATCCTcgtaatttttttccttctcgCGTGTATTGGCGTATTTTGCCATGAACATGAAGATACTGAGTGCATTAAGGGCCCTTTTCATAAAGATAAGCCCTCTCCAGGAGGTCAGGGGTATGTAGAATGCTTGTCTTGGAAAGAAAAATCTTGTTGTACTGACGAATTCACTCGAGAGCTGCAAAGGAACAAAGTCGAAGTCTTATATAACTTCTCGTGGAATCATTGCAATATATTGTCGCGG GCTTGTGAACAGTTCATCAAAGATGAAGAGTGTTTTTGGCAGTGTGAACCTAACCTGATCAAATGGCATACTGGTCAGGGTGCTGTGAATCGTGTTCCAATATGCTCCAGTTACTGTGATAGGTGGTTTGAAGCTTGCAAGGACGACATGACCTGTGCTCAAGATTGGCTGAGCGGATTTAATTTTTCTTCGAATGTCTACAGCTGTCCAACCAGTTCTCGCTGTCGCAAGTTTTCCGAG GTGTACAAAGACGGAAAGGGGTTGTGCAACACGATGTGGGCAAAATCCTTCCATTATGAAACCAGCAAGAATTGTATGGTAATGAAATTTTCCGGCGACTCAAACCCAAACGACCGTGTTTCCTCAGCTTCCAGTTTGTCTAAATTCGGTTATCGCATTTCAATTCTTGCCATAGCTAGTTTTTTTCTGGGCATGTGCTAA
- the LOC138007975 gene encoding riboflavin-binding protein-like isoform X2, translating into MARGAVILVFSFLLACIGGVFCNEHEVTECIEGPLHKDKPSPEGQGYVECLSWKENSCCTAEFTQELQRNKVEVLYNFSWNHCNNLSQACEQFIKDEECFWQCEPNLIKWHTGQGALNRVPICSSYCDEWFEACKDDMTCAQDWINGFNFSSNVYSCPTNSRCRTFSEVYKDGKGLCNTMWANSFHYETSKNCMVMKFSGDANPNDRVTSASNLSKFGYRISLLVIASFFLGMC; encoded by the exons ATGGCGCGTGGTGCTGTGATTCTCGTATTTTCGTTCCTTCTCGCGTGTATTGGCGGCGTATTTTGCAATGAACATGAAGTCACCGAGTGCATTGAAGGTCCTCTACATAAAGATAAACCCTCTCCAGAAGGTCAAGGGTATGTAGAATGCTTGTCTTGGAAAGAAAACTCTTGTTGTACTGCCGAATTCACTCAAGAGCTACAAAGGAACAAAGTGGAAGTCTTATATAACTTCTCGTGGAATCATTGCAATAATTTGTCGCAG GCTTGTGAACAGTTCATCAAAGATGAAGAGTGTTTTTGGCAATGTGAACCTAACTTGATCAAGTGGCATACTGGTCAGGGTGCTTTGAATCGTGTTCCAATATGCTCCAGTTACTGTGATGAATGGTTTGAAGCTTGTAAGGACGACATGACCTGTGCTCAAGATTGGATAAACGGATTTAATTTTTCTTCGAATGTCTACAGCTGTCCAACCAATTCTCGCTGTCGCACGTTTTCCGAG GTGTACAAAGACGGAAAGGGGTTGTGCAACACGATGTGGGCAAATTCCTTCCATTATGAAACCAGCAAGAATTGTATGGTAATGAAATTTTCCGGCGACGCAAACCCAAACGACCGTGTAACCTCAGCTTCCAATTTGTCTAAATTCGGTTATCGCATTTCACTTCTTGTCATAGCTAGTTTTTTTCTGGGCATGTGCTAA